In one window of Zingiber officinale cultivar Zhangliang chromosome 11A, Zo_v1.1, whole genome shotgun sequence DNA:
- the LOC122031424 gene encoding translation initiation factor IF-2-like — MEWSGRSTPAARRRPATRRPGSGLPVSRQGLLEARQGVPEARQGLPEARQGVSEARQGLAPAARQGLAPAARQGLAPAARQALLSAARQGLSPAARQGLAPVAMQGQAAAGRHRLAPAAMLAPGQAAPSRAQAAPARGQPTPACSHATPREGDPTAYQTNNFHRGRSSDHRRSRVGDVAETQEIAAGRGNRGVREERNEGMEKESGLS, encoded by the coding sequence aAGGTCCACGCCGGCAGCCAGACGCCGGCCAGCCACACGCCGGCCAGGCAGCGGCCTGCCGGTGTCTAGACAGGGACTGCTGGAGGCCAGGCAGGGCGTGCCGGAGGCCAGGCAGGGACTGCCGGAGGCCAGGCAGGGCGTGTCGGAGGCCAGGCAGGGCCTGGCGCCGGCGGCCAGGCAGGGCCTGGCGCCGGCGGCCAGGCAGGGCCTGGCGCCGGCGGCCAGGCAGGCCCTGTTATCGGCGGCCAGGCAGGGCCTGTCTCCGGCGGCCAGGCAGGGCCTGGCGCCGGTGGCCATGCAGGGCCAGGCAGCGGCGGGGAGGCATCGCCTGGCGCCGGCGGCCATGCTCGCACCTGGCCAGGCAGCGCCTAGCCGCGCCCAGGCAGCGCCTGCCCGCGGCCAGCCCACGCCGGCATGCAGCCACGCGAcgccgagagagggagatccGACGGCTTACCAAACGAACAACTTCCACCGCGGGAGATCAAGCGATCATCGTAGATCACGCGTCGGAGATGTGGCCGAAACCCAGGAAATCGCAGCTGGGAGGGGGAACAGGGGAGTGAGAGAGGAAAGAAATGAGGGAATGGAAAAAGAATCGGGGTTGAGTTAG